One genomic region from Anopheles bellator chromosome 2, idAnoBellAS_SP24_06.2, whole genome shotgun sequence encodes:
- the LOC131208262 gene encoding uncharacterized protein LOC131208262 isoform X1 — protein MANEKRVRIANNADNVAYYHMYRYNSLHRLNKSKSMHGVKRVIAFCILTAILPASLIILPLYLRHTVFADVVYPIAESDIIEIRDGISSVFCQKHTLQMNSTFNAFQLDHEPEVSKNRKHIRLKKSMSLPDDTLEYWGFYLLKGATVALKVCSRYDGSRILVVKGERNLRTCGLLEHNSNKIDNYLNKEHGQVLVTFESAAEYINSKERKDSTDLPADGNHGGEDFTEERTGEKLPLAHRPKVHPQNEKERIRTTGALPVADTSGRSAYHSTTKRIGRPVSVTTRNVQRIATTTTSTTTTSTTTEPTLSTTENLIKKYRNFRATEAGPADDGSAESGMHRRRHTHNKTGHRQQPETESPNEPDHNGGEIVEPDSIGRSAETTVTHQNPQKKRRRRKRRDLIYDRRINHGGTAKNYSNNTSDSVSSFENSLLSCYDGDILLAHSFPPSKSCQSVRYLEGASHTVTKHEVVSDGYYYYIFYSDNDYVQNDIHAMFDIYKPTFQYSNISDSKGCINSTHCSFPIKFWTSERVIVEVPTRDGIEHEEDDITLLVSTCHPRMAIYIIFPVSVLFLVLTCAFL, from the exons atggcgaacgaaaaacgagTTCGAATTGCGAACAACGCAGACAACGTGGCCTATTACCACATGTACAGGTACAACTCCTTGCATCGACTGAACA AGTCCAAAAGCATGCACGGTGTTAAGCGCGTGATTGCATTCTGCATTCTTACCGCTATTTTGCCGGCTTCGCTGATCATCCTTCCGCTGTACCTGCGACATACGGTGTTTGCGGACGTCGTGTACCCGATAGCCGAGTCAGACATTATAGAAATTCGCGACGGAATCTCGTCCGTGTTTTGCCAGAAGCACACGCTCCAGATGAACAGCACGTTCAATGCATTCCAGCTGGACCACGAGCCGGAGGTGTCGAAGAACCGGAAGCACATTCGGTTGAAAAAGTCTATGTCGCTACCGGACGACACGCTAGAGTACTGGGGCTTCTATCTGCTGAAGGGAGCCACGGTGGCACTGAAGGTTTGCTCCCGATACGACGGTTCACGCATCCTGGTGGTGAAGGGTGAACGTAACCTACGGACCTGTGGGTTGCTCGAGCAtaatagcaacaaaatcgacaACTACCTCAACAAAGAACACGGCCAGGTGCTGGTTACCTTCGAGTCGGCCGCGGAGTACATCAATTCGAAAGAGAGGAAAGATTCAACTGATCTGCCGGCAGACGGGAACCATG GAGGAGAAGATTTTACAGAAGAACGCACCGGGGAGAAGCTCCCCTTAGCGCATCGGCCAAAGGTACATCCTCAAAATGAGAAGGAGCGGATTAGAACAACTGGAGCTCTCCCGGTGGCAGATACATCCGGACGGTCCGCATATCATTCGACGACGAAGCGCATTGGACGTCCGGTATCAGTAACGACACGAAATGTCCAGCGGATCGCCACTACAACCACCAGTACCACCACGACCAGCACGACAACGGAGCCCACGCTTAGTACGACGGAAAATCTGATCAAAAAGTACCGCAATTTTCGGGCCACCGAAGCAGGGCCTGCCGACGACGGTTCGGCCGAGAGTGGCATGCACCGACGGCGGCACACTCACAACAAAACTGGGCACCGTCAGCAGCCCGAAACGGAGTCGCCGAACGAGCCGGATCACAATGGGGGCGAAATTGTGGAACCAGACAGTATCGGTCGGTCCGCAGAGACTACGGTAACGCATCAGAACCCGCAGAAAAAGCGACGCCGCCGGAAACGACGCGATCTGATTTACGATCGCCGCATCAATCATGGTGGTACAGCGAAGAATTACTCAAACAACACCTCCGATTCGGTTTCGAGCTTCGAGAACAGTCTGTTGTCGTGCTACGATGGCGATATTCTGCTGGCGCACAGCTTCCCCCCGAGCAAATCGTGCCAGAGTGTGCGGTACCTCGAGGGTGCATCGCACACCGTCACCAAGCATGAAGTCGTCTCGGACGGGTACTATTACTACATCTTCTACAGCGACAATGACTATGTTCAAAACGATATTCACGCCATGTTCGACATTTACAAGCCTACGTTCCAGTACTCGAACATTTCCGACTCCAAGGGGTGCATCAACAGCACGCATTGCTCCTTTCCCATCAAATTTTGGACCAGCGAACGAGTGATCGTCGAAGTGCCAACACGGGACGGTATTGAGCACGAGGAAGACGATATCACACTGCTCGTTTCCACTTGCCATCCGCGGATGGCAATTTATATCATTTTTCCCGTCAGTGTGCTCTTTCTAGTGCTGACGTGCGCTTTTCTGTGA
- the LOC131208262 gene encoding uncharacterized protein LOC131208262 isoform X3 gives MHGVKRVIAFCILTAILPASLIILPLYLRHTVFADVVYPIAESDIIEIRDGISSVFCQKHTLQMNSTFNAFQLDHEPEVSKNRKHIRLKKSMSLPDDTLEYWGFYLLKGATVALKVCSRYDGSRILVVKGERNLRTCGLLEHNSNKIDNYLNKEHGQVLVTFESAAEYINSKERKDSTDLPADGNHGGEDFTEERTGEKLPLAHRPKVHPQNEKERIRTTGALPVADTSGRSAYHSTTKRIGRPVSVTTRNVQRIATTTTSTTTTSTTTEPTLSTTENLIKKYRNFRATEAGPADDGSAESGMHRRRHTHNKTGHRQQPETESPNEPDHNGGEIVEPDSIGRSAETTVTHQNPQKKRRRRKRRDLIYDRRINHGGTAKNYSNNTSDSVSSFENSLLSCYDGDILLAHSFPPSKSCQSVRYLEGASHTVTKHEVVSDGYYYYIFYSDNDYVQNDIHAMFDIYKPTFQYSNISDSKGCINSTHCSFPIKFWTSERVIVEVPTRDGIEHEEDDITLLVSTCHPRMAIYIIFPVSVLFLVLTCAFL, from the exons ATGCACGGTGTTAAGCGCGTGATTGCATTCTGCATTCTTACCGCTATTTTGCCGGCTTCGCTGATCATCCTTCCGCTGTACCTGCGACATACGGTGTTTGCGGACGTCGTGTACCCGATAGCCGAGTCAGACATTATAGAAATTCGCGACGGAATCTCGTCCGTGTTTTGCCAGAAGCACACGCTCCAGATGAACAGCACGTTCAATGCATTCCAGCTGGACCACGAGCCGGAGGTGTCGAAGAACCGGAAGCACATTCGGTTGAAAAAGTCTATGTCGCTACCGGACGACACGCTAGAGTACTGGGGCTTCTATCTGCTGAAGGGAGCCACGGTGGCACTGAAGGTTTGCTCCCGATACGACGGTTCACGCATCCTGGTGGTGAAGGGTGAACGTAACCTACGGACCTGTGGGTTGCTCGAGCAtaatagcaacaaaatcgacaACTACCTCAACAAAGAACACGGCCAGGTGCTGGTTACCTTCGAGTCGGCCGCGGAGTACATCAATTCGAAAGAGAGGAAAGATTCAACTGATCTGCCGGCAGACGGGAACCATG GAGGAGAAGATTTTACAGAAGAACGCACCGGGGAGAAGCTCCCCTTAGCGCATCGGCCAAAGGTACATCCTCAAAATGAGAAGGAGCGGATTAGAACAACTGGAGCTCTCCCGGTGGCAGATACATCCGGACGGTCCGCATATCATTCGACGACGAAGCGCATTGGACGTCCGGTATCAGTAACGACACGAAATGTCCAGCGGATCGCCACTACAACCACCAGTACCACCACGACCAGCACGACAACGGAGCCCACGCTTAGTACGACGGAAAATCTGATCAAAAAGTACCGCAATTTTCGGGCCACCGAAGCAGGGCCTGCCGACGACGGTTCGGCCGAGAGTGGCATGCACCGACGGCGGCACACTCACAACAAAACTGGGCACCGTCAGCAGCCCGAAACGGAGTCGCCGAACGAGCCGGATCACAATGGGGGCGAAATTGTGGAACCAGACAGTATCGGTCGGTCCGCAGAGACTACGGTAACGCATCAGAACCCGCAGAAAAAGCGACGCCGCCGGAAACGACGCGATCTGATTTACGATCGCCGCATCAATCATGGTGGTACAGCGAAGAATTACTCAAACAACACCTCCGATTCGGTTTCGAGCTTCGAGAACAGTCTGTTGTCGTGCTACGATGGCGATATTCTGCTGGCGCACAGCTTCCCCCCGAGCAAATCGTGCCAGAGTGTGCGGTACCTCGAGGGTGCATCGCACACCGTCACCAAGCATGAAGTCGTCTCGGACGGGTACTATTACTACATCTTCTACAGCGACAATGACTATGTTCAAAACGATATTCACGCCATGTTCGACATTTACAAGCCTACGTTCCAGTACTCGAACATTTCCGACTCCAAGGGGTGCATCAACAGCACGCATTGCTCCTTTCCCATCAAATTTTGGACCAGCGAACGAGTGATCGTCGAAGTGCCAACACGGGACGGTATTGAGCACGAGGAAGACGATATCACACTGCTCGTTTCCACTTGCCATCCGCGGATGGCAATTTATATCATTTTTCCCGTCAGTGTGCTCTTTCTAGTGCTGACGTGCGCTTTTCTGTGA
- the LOC131208262 gene encoding uncharacterized protein LOC131208262 isoform X2 encodes MMHDFESKSMHGVKRVIAFCILTAILPASLIILPLYLRHTVFADVVYPIAESDIIEIRDGISSVFCQKHTLQMNSTFNAFQLDHEPEVSKNRKHIRLKKSMSLPDDTLEYWGFYLLKGATVALKVCSRYDGSRILVVKGERNLRTCGLLEHNSNKIDNYLNKEHGQVLVTFESAAEYINSKERKDSTDLPADGNHGGEDFTEERTGEKLPLAHRPKVHPQNEKERIRTTGALPVADTSGRSAYHSTTKRIGRPVSVTTRNVQRIATTTTSTTTTSTTTEPTLSTTENLIKKYRNFRATEAGPADDGSAESGMHRRRHTHNKTGHRQQPETESPNEPDHNGGEIVEPDSIGRSAETTVTHQNPQKKRRRRKRRDLIYDRRINHGGTAKNYSNNTSDSVSSFENSLLSCYDGDILLAHSFPPSKSCQSVRYLEGASHTVTKHEVVSDGYYYYIFYSDNDYVQNDIHAMFDIYKPTFQYSNISDSKGCINSTHCSFPIKFWTSERVIVEVPTRDGIEHEEDDITLLVSTCHPRMAIYIIFPVSVLFLVLTCAFL; translated from the exons ATGATGCACGATTTTG AGTCCAAAAGCATGCACGGTGTTAAGCGCGTGATTGCATTCTGCATTCTTACCGCTATTTTGCCGGCTTCGCTGATCATCCTTCCGCTGTACCTGCGACATACGGTGTTTGCGGACGTCGTGTACCCGATAGCCGAGTCAGACATTATAGAAATTCGCGACGGAATCTCGTCCGTGTTTTGCCAGAAGCACACGCTCCAGATGAACAGCACGTTCAATGCATTCCAGCTGGACCACGAGCCGGAGGTGTCGAAGAACCGGAAGCACATTCGGTTGAAAAAGTCTATGTCGCTACCGGACGACACGCTAGAGTACTGGGGCTTCTATCTGCTGAAGGGAGCCACGGTGGCACTGAAGGTTTGCTCCCGATACGACGGTTCACGCATCCTGGTGGTGAAGGGTGAACGTAACCTACGGACCTGTGGGTTGCTCGAGCAtaatagcaacaaaatcgacaACTACCTCAACAAAGAACACGGCCAGGTGCTGGTTACCTTCGAGTCGGCCGCGGAGTACATCAATTCGAAAGAGAGGAAAGATTCAACTGATCTGCCGGCAGACGGGAACCATG GAGGAGAAGATTTTACAGAAGAACGCACCGGGGAGAAGCTCCCCTTAGCGCATCGGCCAAAGGTACATCCTCAAAATGAGAAGGAGCGGATTAGAACAACTGGAGCTCTCCCGGTGGCAGATACATCCGGACGGTCCGCATATCATTCGACGACGAAGCGCATTGGACGTCCGGTATCAGTAACGACACGAAATGTCCAGCGGATCGCCACTACAACCACCAGTACCACCACGACCAGCACGACAACGGAGCCCACGCTTAGTACGACGGAAAATCTGATCAAAAAGTACCGCAATTTTCGGGCCACCGAAGCAGGGCCTGCCGACGACGGTTCGGCCGAGAGTGGCATGCACCGACGGCGGCACACTCACAACAAAACTGGGCACCGTCAGCAGCCCGAAACGGAGTCGCCGAACGAGCCGGATCACAATGGGGGCGAAATTGTGGAACCAGACAGTATCGGTCGGTCCGCAGAGACTACGGTAACGCATCAGAACCCGCAGAAAAAGCGACGCCGCCGGAAACGACGCGATCTGATTTACGATCGCCGCATCAATCATGGTGGTACAGCGAAGAATTACTCAAACAACACCTCCGATTCGGTTTCGAGCTTCGAGAACAGTCTGTTGTCGTGCTACGATGGCGATATTCTGCTGGCGCACAGCTTCCCCCCGAGCAAATCGTGCCAGAGTGTGCGGTACCTCGAGGGTGCATCGCACACCGTCACCAAGCATGAAGTCGTCTCGGACGGGTACTATTACTACATCTTCTACAGCGACAATGACTATGTTCAAAACGATATTCACGCCATGTTCGACATTTACAAGCCTACGTTCCAGTACTCGAACATTTCCGACTCCAAGGGGTGCATCAACAGCACGCATTGCTCCTTTCCCATCAAATTTTGGACCAGCGAACGAGTGATCGTCGAAGTGCCAACACGGGACGGTATTGAGCACGAGGAAGACGATATCACACTGCTCGTTTCCACTTGCCATCCGCGGATGGCAATTTATATCATTTTTCCCGTCAGTGTGCTCTTTCTAGTGCTGACGTGCGCTTTTCTGTGA